GGTTGAAGAACTGAGAGATGAGGGTTGGCTGCTTTGTGACTGGCTCGGTGTGCTTAGAGCTGATTCTGTGGAACTCTCTGCCACTACGGCACTGTAACCTGAGGGCAGGTGAGGGAGAAGTTGACAGAAGAAAATCTCTTTATACAGAGAATTTGCTTctgatttacataaaataaagtgaaacagaaagttcacagaaaaacagagacaaaaagaacGTAACGTACTTGTGCTTCCATTTTGCTTCAGTCCACTCGGCGGTCTAGCAGGAGCAGCGTTCACCCCTACTCCTCCAACCACTCCAACGTTCCCTCCGTTGCCTCCCATCATGCCTATCACTCCGGGGGTAGCGCTGACAGAACTAGGTGGCACCTGAGAGGCGACGGGGGACACATTTTGCCCAGGAACCAGACCCAGGATGCTCCCACTCAGAGAACTGTGGGCCGGGCTGGAACCTAGCAAACCGAGCCCAGTCCCCGCCCCATTGGTGGTGACTCCACTGGAGCCAGAGGTGGGGATGGAAGTGCTGCTCTCCACTGAAATGCTGGACTGGGTGATGCTGCTCAAACCCAAGCCTCCTGATGCTGCTGCCTGAGCGTAAGGGGCAGGTGTGGACCCTGAAATGAGCCCTGCCATTGTGTTTAGAGGAGAGTGGTGGCCACCAAGGCCTAAACCAGACATTTGGTTGGCACTGCTGGTCCCCGTCATGCCAACTTTGCTCAAACCCAGCCCCGACCCAAGTCCCAAACTGGATGCAGGGGTGGGCCCAGATGTGGGCTGAGACTGAGAGTTGGGAGCTGATGAAATGGGTGTGCTGGGCGTAGGGAGAGGGGGGGCAGTGGAGGCCGGGAGAAGCGGGTTGCTGGGCGGGCTGGGGGTGTTGTTTGAGGGGACAGAGGGTTTTGTCTGAGGTGGCTGCTGTTGTGGCTGCTGCGGTTGGTTTGGTGGCTGaggttgttgctgctgttgtgcaGGTTGATGCTGATGTTGCTGCACCGCACTGCTGAAGCTTCCTATAAGACTGCTGCTTGTGGGAACTGCAGGGATGCCTCCTACCACGCTCGCCATGGACACGAGGGACGAGGATGAGGAGGACCCAGAAGtggtggaggaagagaaggaagacaGCAAGGATGGGGTGCCGTTCTTCACCGGTGACTGAAAATGCAAAGGCATCAGAGAGAGGCATTTCAGATGAAACTGTCCAGAGGGAAACTGCACAACTGTACGAACTGAATATTGAGCAAAGTTGACTATGAACTATGGAGGTCCACGTATGCAGGAGATTATACAACCAAATCAGAAGCCTCCAACCGTGGtcccacagagagagaggtggttCATTTTCAGCACCTGAGAGGCTGAAACCCTTCAGCCACCGTGACTCTCCAGGACCAGGGGTGAAGAGCGCGACGCTCAACTGTTCACCTACTGACAAAGAGCAGTTGAGAGCCTCTCACCTGACTAACTTCACTGTCTGTCGACCGTCCCCTTTTCTTATCGTCCTCTGAGTTCTCCTATAGGAGGAGATACCTTGATGTAACAATCCACTTTTCAAATGTTGATTCAGCATTTTAACCAGTGGATTACAACACAATGGGACTTGTAGAAAGGTTAACTAAATGTgaactttaaaaagaaaaattaaatcaGAATGTACTTTTTTGTGTGCAGCATCCTGGGACTTTTAATGATACAAATACAAGAACTTACAGCAGTGCAAGTGGCCGGGGATGGAGGAATGGGTGAAGAGGAGGTGGTGGAAGTGGGAGTGCTGCTGGAGTGGAGATACATCTCATCTTCCACGTTGCCCTGACATGATGGAGAAGTCGCAACTAACGCTGCGGCTACAAGAGAACGACAGAAGAGAGACAAGTGTTGAGATCAGATAATTTTAACCTTAACGCTGCGTTCAGATGTTAAAAGATCCCTGTGACATCAGAGCACAATTCTCTTAACACCCAAACACTACTTCATGTTCTACTCACGGATGTCTTCCAGGTCTAAGTCGTCATACAGGAACTCGTTCTCCTCAAAGTCAGGGTCTTGGGAGGAATCAATGTAGTACTCAACGTCATCCTTGATCTTCTGAATTGAATCCACTGGCACAGAGTCATTGTCCAGCATTCGTAAAATGGTCTCCAACATACGAATGTGGAATCTATGCCTCTCGATCAACCGCTTGAGCTCCTCAATGCGATCTTGTTTCTGTGTGACAGAAAGATGACAAGAGTGTGGTTTTGACAAGCATTTCAGTGAAAACCCTTCTACTAGATTTACACAAGAATGACAGAATTTCTATGGAGGGTGTAGAATTAAACGTGTGTGGAAAGAAAAAGATAGGACTCACGTCTTTATCACCCTTCTTCTTTC
The sequence above is drawn from the Thunnus maccoyii chromosome 10, fThuMac1.1, whole genome shotgun sequence genome and encodes:
- the cnot3a gene encoding CCR4-NOT transcription complex subunit 3a isoform X2, translated to MADKRKLQGEIDRCLKKVAEGVEQFDDIWQKLHNAANANQKEKYEADLKKEIKKLQRLRDQIKTWVASNEIKDKRQLVENRKLIETQMERFKIVERETKTKAYSKEGLGLAQKVDPAQREKEETGQWLTNTIDTLNMQVDQFESEVESLSVQTRKKKGDKDKQDRIEELKRLIERHRFHIRMLETILRMLDNDSVPVDSIQKIKDDVEYYIDSSQDPDFEENEFLYDDLDLEDIPAALVATSPSCQGNVEDEMYLHSSSTPTSTTSSSPIPPSPATCTAENSEDDKKRGRSTDSEVSQSPVKNGTPSLLSSFSSSTTSGSSSSSSLVSMASVVGGIPAVPTSSSLIGSFSSAVQQHQHQPAQQQQQPQPPNQPQQPQQQPPQTKPSVPSNNTPSPPSNPLLPASTAPPLPTPSTPISSAPNSQSQPTSGPTPASSLGLGSGLGLSKVGMTGTSSANQMSGLGLGGHHSPLNTMAGLISGSTPAPYAQAAASGGLGLSSITQSSISVESSTSIPTSGSSGVTTNGAGTGLGLLGSSPAHSSLSGSILGLVPGQNVSPVASQVPPSSVSATPGVIGMMGGNGGNVGVVGGVGVNAAPARPPSGLKQNGSTSYSAVVAESSTESALSTPSQSQSSQPSSLSSSTSQPMDNGPSLISSITLPPSSPSPSFSDSTPGGGSLLNGPHSYTQASEGLKAPEPLSSLKAMAERAALGSGLDGEISNLHLRDRDIFSSSAAPGTPAAPQPSVSEVSIPPSLGVCPLGPTPLPKDQLYQQAMQESAWTHMPHPSDSERIRQYLMRNPCPTLPFHHQIPPHHSDSIEFYQRLSTETLFFIFYYLEGTKAQYLSAKALKKQSWRFHTKYMMWFQRHEEPKTITDEFEQGTYIYFDYEKWGQRKKEGFTFEYRYLEDRDLQ
- the cnot3a gene encoding CCR4-NOT transcription complex subunit 3a isoform X1, translated to MADKRKLQGEIDRCLKKVAEGVEQFDDIWQKLHNAANANQKEKYEADLKKEIKKLQRLRDQIKTWVASNEIKDKRQLVENRKLIETQMERFKIVERETKTKAYSKEGLGLAQKVDPAQREKEETGQWLTNTIDTLNMQVDQFESEVESLSVQTRKKKGDKDKQDRIEELKRLIERHRFHIRMLETILRMLDNDSVPVDSIQKIKDDVEYYIDSSQDPDFEENEFLYDDLDLEDIPAALVATSPSCQGNVEDEMYLHSSSTPTSTTSSSPIPPSPATCTAENSEDDKKRGRSTDSEVSQSPVKNGTPSLLSSFSSSTTSGSSSSSSLVSMASVVGGIPAVPTSSSLIGSFSSAVQQHQHQPAQQQQQPQPPNQPQQPQQQPPQTKPSVPSNNTPSPPSNPLLPASTAPPLPTPSTPISSAPNSQSQPTSGPTPASSLGLGSGLGLSKVGMTGTSSANQMSGLGLGGHHSPLNTMAGLISGSTPAPYAQAAASGGLGLSSITQSSISVESSTSIPTSGSSGVTTNGAGTGLGLLGSSPAHSSLSGSILGLVPGQNVSPVASQVPPSSVSATPGVIGMMGGNGGNVGVVGGVGVNAAPARPPSGLKQNGSTSYSAVVAESSTESALSTPSQSQSSQPSSLSSSTSQPMDNGPSLISSITLPPSSPSPSFSDSTPGGGSLLNGPHSYTQASEGLKAPEPLSSLKAMAERAALGSGLDGEISNLHLRDRGRNDIFSSSAAPGTPAAPQPSVSEVSIPPSLGVCPLGPTPLPKDQLYQQAMQESAWTHMPHPSDSERIRQYLMRNPCPTLPFHHQIPPHHSDSIEFYQRLSTETLFFIFYYLEGTKAQYLSAKALKKQSWRFHTKYMMWFQRHEEPKTITDEFEQGTYIYFDYEKWGQRKKEGFTFEYRYLEDRDLQ